The DNA window GCGCCTTGAAAGCACGTTTAACGTCAGCAAGGGGTCGCTCAATAACATGGATCTGACGCGCGCTCTGCAAATGCCAAGCAGGAACGGCGTGCGCGGCGGCAAAACGCTGTTTACGGAGTTCTCGGGAAACTTGTTGTATGGCAAGGGCGCTTATCAATTTAAGAATTTGCGCCTTGTTTCCGGCCCGTTGGGCGCTACCGGCAGCGCGGATATTTCGCCTAACCATCTGCTGTCAGGACGAGTAACCGTTGAACTGAAATCAGGCGCGACCTTCATCAAGAACTCGTTCTTGATATCAGGCAATGTCAATGATCTGGTGCTGCGCACCAACTAATCAAAACCACCGCACACGCTTCCACTCCTGTTCTCTGCCGAAGGGAAAATTATGAATTCCTTGCCTGCGACCATGCGCGCGGTGGAAATCGGCGCGTATGGCGGGCCGGAGGTGTTGAAGCTCGCGAGTCGCCCGGTTCCCGCGCCAAAAGCGGGCGAGGTATTAATCAAAGTCGCGGCATCCGGCGTTAATCGCCCCGACCTGCTGCAACGCCAAGGACACTATGCGCCGCCACCGGGTGCGTCCGATCTGCCCGGCCTGGAAATCGCCGGCACGATTGCCACGGTCGGCGAAAAAGTCAGCGGCTGGCAGGTTGGCGATAGCGTTTGCGCGCTGCTGGCCGGCGGTGGTTATGCCGAATACTGCGCGGTTCCCGCCTCGCAATGCTTGCCTGTTCCCAAGGGCCTAAGTCTTGTGGAAGCGGCATCTCTTCCAGAAACATTCTTCACTGTGTGGAGCAATGTATTCGAGCGCGCGGCGATACAGCCCGGTGAAACGTTACTCGTTCAAGGCGGCACGAGCGGCATCGGAGTAGTTGCAATTCAAATGGCGCGCGCTTTTGGACATCGCGTTTTCGCCACCGCGGGCAGCGCTGAAAAATGCGCCGCTTGTGTTGCGTTGGGCGCGGAGCGGGCTATCAATTACAAAACCGAAGATTTCGCGGAGATTATTAAGAATTCGACCGGCGGCAAAGGCGTCAATGTGATTCTAGATATGGTCGGCGGCGATTATATTCCGCGCGAATTGAAAGCACTCGCCGACGACGGGCGCATTGTAATGATCGCCTATCTCGGCGGATCCAAAGCGACTGTGGATTTAGGAGAAATTCTACGGCGCCGGCTGACGATTACCGGTTCCGCCCTGCGCGCTCGCCCGGTCGAGTTCAAAGCACGTATTGCAAACGCCCTGCGCGACAATGTATGGCCGCTGATCGAATCGGGCAAAATCAAACCCGTCGTTTACGCCACCTTCAAGCTTGCGGATGCTTCGAATGCACATCGACTCATGGAAAGCGGCGTGCACATCGGAAAAATCGTTCTGGTTGTATGAAACCGGACTTAGGCCACCGCAATAGCCGGTCGGTCGGTCTCCTCGACTTTTGCCGGGGCGGACTCTGAATTTGTGTTTGGCAGTTTGCGTCGCAGCATCGATAAATCACGATTTTCCGCTATGGTTCTGGCAAAACGGATATTTCGC is part of the Burkholderiales bacterium genome and encodes:
- a CDS encoding NAD(P)H-quinone oxidoreductase yields the protein MRAVEIGAYGGPEVLKLASRPVPAPKAGEVLIKVAASGVNRPDLLQRQGHYAPPPGASDLPGLEIAGTIATVGEKVSGWQVGDSVCALLAGGGYAEYCAVPASQCLPVPKGLSLVEAASLPETFFTVWSNVFERAAIQPGETLLVQGGTSGIGVVAIQMARAFGHRVFATAGSAEKCAACVALGAERAINYKTEDFAEIIKNSTGGKGVNVILDMVGGDYIPRELKALADDGRIVMIAYLGGSKATVDLGEILRRRLTITGSALRARPVEFKARIANALRDNVWPLIESGKIKPVVYATFKLADASNAHRLMESGVHIGKIVLVV